Part of the Rhizobiales bacterium NRL2 genome is shown below.
TGACCTATCATGTCCCCGTGGCGACCAGTGCCCTCGACCTTTCCGACAGCGCCGCCATTGCCAAACTCGCGGCCGAGTGCCCCGAGCCGGACATCCTGATCAACAACGCCGGCGCCATTCCCGCGGGCACGCTGGATCGCGTCGACGAGGCGACCTGGCGCAAGGCCTGGGACCTGAAGGTCTTCGGCTACATCAACATGATCCGCGACTACTACGTCCGCTTCGCCGCGCGGGGCCGGGGCGTGATCGTCAACGTCATCGGCATGGCTGGCGAGAATCCGGATTCGTCCTATGTCGCCGGTTCGACCGGCAACGCGGCGCTGATGGCCTTCACGAAGACCATGGGCGGGACCAGCCTGGCCGACGGCATCCGCATCATTGGCGTCAATCCGGGCGCGGTATTGACCGAGCGTATCCGCACCATGCTGCGCACGGTCGCCGAGCAGGAGCTTGGCGACGCGGAACGCTGGGCCGAAATGATGGACAAGCTGCCGCTGGGGCGTGCCGCGACGGTCCGCGAGACGGCAGACGTGGTCGTCTTCCTCGCTTCGGCGCGGGCGTCCTACGTCTCGGGCACCATCGTCACCGTCGACGGCGGTCACGCGTCGAAGAACTCGAGCTTCCGGTAAAAGCCCGGCGCGGGGGGGGTGCTAGATCGTTCCACTGTTTGATTGAACCACCCGATATTGTTGCCCTCGGGCTTGACCCGAGGGCCTGTGCACTGATCCGCGCCACGACACAGGTCCTGGGGTCGAGCCCCAGGACTTCAATGGATTCA
Proteins encoded:
- a CDS encoding short-chain dehydrogenase, which produces MDLDLKGKTVLITGASRGIGFACAEVFAQEGASLHLVSQDPDRLAEAKRIIDMTYHVPVATSALDLSDSAAIAKLAAECPEPDILINNAGAIPAGTLDRVDEATWRKAWDLKVFGYINMIRDYYVRFAARGRGVIVNVIGMAGENPDSSYVAGSTGNAALMAFTKTMGGTSLADGIRIIGVNPGAVLTERIRTMLRTVAEQELGDAERWAEMMDKLPLGRAATVRETADVVVFLASARASYVSGTIVTVDGGHASKNSSFR